In Halorhabdus tiamatea SARL4B, a genomic segment contains:
- a CDS encoding winged helix-turn-helix domain-containing protein, giving the protein MSITEPTQVETADEPGWDAVADLPPSAKLVAKSLEYQGSQTQSQLAEETLLPARTVRYALSRLEDVGVVDSRFSFADARKRVYTLVIE; this is encoded by the coding sequence ATGAGCATCACGGAACCCACACAGGTCGAGACGGCAGACGAACCAGGCTGGGATGCGGTCGCGGATCTCCCGCCCAGCGCGAAACTCGTCGCGAAGTCCCTCGAATATCAGGGGAGTCAGACTCAGAGTCAACTCGCCGAGGAGACGTTGCTGCCGGCCAGAACCGTGCGGTACGCGCTGAGTCGCCTCGAGGACGTCGGCGTCGTCGACTCGCGTTTTTCGTTCGCTGACGCCCGCAAGCGCGTGTACACGCTCGTCATCGAGTGA
- the mre11 gene encoding DNA double-strand break repair protein Mre11, which produces MTQVLHTGDTHLGYRQYHSPERQQDFLSAFERVIEDAIDADVDAVVHAGDLFHDRRPRLQDILGALGTLRELDAAAIPFLAIVGNHEGKRDAQWLDLFESLDLAIRLDEEPTVIGNTAFYGLDFVARAARDDLEYEFAPHDAPHAALVSHGLFQPFSHGDWDAEEILAESTVDFDAMLLGDDHTPARREVDGTWLTYCGSTERASASEREARGYNLVTFDDGVDIRRRSVETREFVFVDLELAEGEGTERVHNRVGQHDLADAVVIVTIEGEGERVPPATIEEFAREKGALVARVNDRREIEEEAAYEVNFADPDDAVRERIDQLGLSPAASELDEVVRASKVADSNVDDAVESRARELIEEGDAEQFEPAPVENDDRAETESEPASEGEQPDDESRSDGGGGQTDYDEGRSDDGGEQTDGGGQTDNDESRSDDGGEQTDGGGEQTDGGGGQTDDDGQATMGEYL; this is translated from the coding sequence ATGACGCAGGTGCTCCATACGGGCGACACACATCTGGGCTACCGGCAGTATCACTCGCCGGAGCGCCAGCAGGACTTTCTGTCGGCGTTCGAGCGGGTGATCGAAGATGCGATCGACGCGGACGTCGACGCCGTGGTCCACGCTGGCGACCTCTTTCACGACCGACGCCCTCGGCTGCAAGACATTCTGGGCGCGCTGGGGACACTTCGAGAACTCGACGCAGCGGCCATTCCGTTTCTGGCGATCGTCGGCAACCACGAGGGCAAACGCGACGCCCAGTGGCTCGATCTCTTCGAATCGCTCGACCTGGCGATCCGACTCGACGAGGAGCCGACCGTGATCGGCAACACCGCCTTCTACGGGCTGGACTTCGTTGCCCGCGCCGCCCGTGACGATCTGGAATACGAGTTCGCGCCCCACGACGCTCCCCACGCCGCGCTGGTGTCTCACGGCCTCTTTCAGCCGTTCTCTCACGGCGACTGGGACGCCGAGGAGATCCTCGCCGAGTCCACCGTCGACTTCGACGCGATGTTGCTCGGCGACGATCACACGCCCGCCAGGCGGGAGGTCGACGGTACCTGGTTGACGTACTGTGGCTCGACCGAGCGGGCGAGCGCCAGCGAGCGCGAGGCACGCGGGTACAACCTCGTGACCTTCGACGACGGCGTCGACATCCGCCGGCGCTCCGTCGAGACCCGCGAGTTCGTCTTCGTCGACCTGGAACTCGCCGAGGGTGAAGGGACCGAGCGCGTCCACAATAGAGTCGGCCAGCACGACCTCGCGGACGCCGTCGTGATCGTCACTATCGAGGGCGAGGGCGAGCGCGTCCCGCCGGCCACGATCGAGGAGTTCGCCCGCGAGAAGGGTGCACTCGTCGCCCGCGTCAACGACCGCCGCGAGATCGAGGAGGAAGCGGCCTACGAGGTAAACTTCGCCGACCCCGACGACGCCGTCCGCGAGCGGATCGACCAGCTCGGGCTCAGCCCCGCCGCGTCGGAACTCGACGAGGTCGTCCGGGCCAGCAAGGTCGCCGACTCGAACGTCGACGACGCGGTCGAATCCCGTGCCCGGGAACTCATCGAGGAGGGAGACGCCGAACAGTTCGAGCCGGCCCCGGTCGAAAACGACGACCGCGCCGAAACCGAATCGGAACCGGCCAGTGAGGGTGAACAGCCCGACGACGAGAGCCGGTCCGACGGCGGCGGCGGACAGACCGATTACGACGAGGGCCGGTCCGACGACGGCGGCGAACAGACCGACGGCGGCGGACAGACCGATAACGACGAGAGCCGGTCCGACGACGGCGGCGAACAGACCGACGGCGGCGGCGAACAGACCGACGGCGGCGGCGGACAGACCGACGACGACGGCCAGGCAACCATGGGTGAGTACCTGTGA